A stretch of Pleuronectes platessa chromosome 24, fPlePla1.1, whole genome shotgun sequence DNA encodes these proteins:
- the LOC128431025 gene encoding E3 ubiquitin-protein ligase TRIM63: protein MDIQTSQGTRSLSAMENLETQLSCPICLDMFNKPVVILPCQHNLCRSCANDLYESRNPYHFSGGTFRCPTCRFEVMLDRHGVYGLQRNLLVENIIDIYKQQQESRGGHGEDPPLKDKDTKEPMCKEHEEERINIYCITCQTPTCSMCKVFGQHKDCEVSPLHAIYQSQKSELCAAVELLAAGNSCVQAAVAQMDDTCKLIQDNGELRRRRLGESFDLLYAIMEERKGQLLELISREEQDKMTALQALAEQYKQQLQLSNQLQEKLRQSVQSSGAAEFLVTAKQLQEEAHKAASGVDLQRVEAGYESMEHLRLNTEEVETLLAHMDFTQDGEDEE from the coding sequence aTGGACATCCAGACGAGTCAGGGGACGCGTTCGCTCAGTGCCATGGAGAATCTGGAGACGCAGCTGAGTTGTCCAATCTGTCTCGACATGTTCAACAAACCCGTGGTCATTCTGCCCTGTCAACACAACCTCTGTCGCAGCTGCGCCAACGACCTCTACGAGTCCCGCAACCCCTACCACTTCTCTGGCGGCACCTTCCGCTGCCCCACCTGTCGCTTCGAGGTCATGCTCGACCGCCACGGAGTGTACGGGCTGCAGAGGAACCTGCTGGTGGAGAACATCATCGACATctacaagcagcagcaggagagccGCGGCGGCCATGGTGAGGACCCGCCCCTGAAGGACAAGGACACCAAGGAGCCCATGTGTAAGGAGCACGAGGAAGAACGCATCAACATCTACTGCATCACATGCCAGACGCCCACCTGCTCCATGTGCAAGGTATTCGGGCAACACAAAGACTGCGAGGTGTCGCCGCTGCATGCCATCTACCAGAGCCAGAAGAGCGAGCTGTGTGCCGCCGTGGAGCTGCTGGCTGCAGGGAACAGCTGCGTCCAGGCCGCGGTGGCGCAGATGGACGACACATGCAAGCTGATTCAGGACAATGGCGAGCTGCGGAGGAGACGCCTGGGCGAGAGCTTTGACCTGTTGTACGCCAtcatggaggagaggaaaggtcagctgctggagctcaTCAGCCGCGAAGAGCAGGACAAGATGACTGCGCTCCAAGCACTCGCCGAGCAAtacaagcagcagctgcagctcagcaaccagctgcaggagaagctgcGGCAGAGCGTCCAGAGCAGCGGCGCTGCAGAGTTCCTCGTCACCGccaagcagctgcaggaggaagcgcATAAGGCGGCGAGTGGCGTCGACCTGCAAAGAGTCGAAGCCGGCTACGAGAGCATGGAACACCTGAGGCTCaacacggaggaggtggagacgctGCTCGCTCACATGGACTTCACACAGGACGGAGAGGACGAAGAGTAA
- the mlpha gene encoding melanophilin a isoform X1 — MERKLDLSRLSDEEAKHVWEVIQRDFNLRKKEEDRLGDLKTQIEKEDTKRELLGTQSPRSDSMCLRCLQPFRFLVNSKRQCLDCSCFTCKSCSRYNKKEHGWVCDTCRMTRVLKIGTVGWYHDNVRNRFKRFGSAKVMRSLYKRLNGDGGRDDDTQSMPDVRNYMCNVNEDDHGESEAQRYKAMRKSKRLLSVHPLDFDSEEYFPHSRRTSVQQMHEDRFYRNDTDYETYNHRGNRRKSLDRYAMRPEDSLENRMVQTRSLSRISSSVARQQYVDTSDEDEYPRYPPPMYQQPPHRRKNSRASPQENLGQAPPINELSKRMSAIESLLSRLEEKMTPGDEASTHNEEEKLRRKLSELAGNLSDKGVSSDDEKKPLPLGKGAAGARGAAVTLSSLKVKELSSSSDEVPTEAQKVYITAGQSYELETKLRKLEQSAKSHVGGTTDSELSELEDVVALTAARVQGAESEVSDIESKIAALSAAGSKKKTPGSHQRKRSTQDLSKTNGAQWRSNNVY, encoded by the exons ATGGAGCGAAAACTGGATCTTTCTCGTCTGTCGGACGAAGAAGCAAAACACGTCTGGGAAGTGATTCAACGAGACTTTAACCTTCGGAAAAAAGAGGAGGACCGACTCGG cGACTTGAAGACTCAGATCGAGAAGGAGGACACGAAGCGAGAGCTGCTGGGGACTCAGAGTCCTCGGTCCGACTCCATGTGCCTCAGGTGTCTCCAGCCCTTCAGGTTCCTGGTGAACAGCAAACGTCAATGTCtggactgcagctgcttcacctgCAAGTCCTGCAGCCGCTACAACAAGAAGGAGCACGGCTGGGTGTGTGACACCTGCCGCATGACCAG agtGTTGAAGATCGGCACTGTGGGTTGGTACCATGACAACGTCAGGAACCGATTCAAGCGCTTCGGCAGCGCAAAGGTCATGAGGTCGTTGTACAAGAGGCTGAACGGGGACG GTGGACGTGATGATGACACGCAGAGTATGCCTGACGTCCGTAACT ACATGTGCAACGTTAACGAGGACGACCACGGCGAGTCCGAGGCTCAGCGCTACAAAGcg ATGAGGAAAAGTAAACGTCTGCTGTCCGTTCATCCGCTGGACTTTGACTCCGAGGAATATTTCCCTCATTCACGAAGAACATCTGTGCAG CAGATGCATGAAGATCGATTTTACAGGAATGACACTGATTATGAGACGTACAATCACCGTGGCAACCGCAGGAAGAGTCTGGATCGGTACGCCATGAGGCCGG AGGACAGCCTGGAGAACAGGATGGTGCAAACTCGTTCTCTGTCTAGGATCAGCTCGTCGGTTGCTAGGCAACAGTACGTTGATACCTCCGATGAGGATGAGTACCCGAggtaccccccccccatgtACCAGCAGCCCCCCCACCGCCGCAAGAACAGCCGGGCGTCGCCTCAGGAGAACCTGGGACAAGCCCCGCCT ATCAACGAGCTGAGCAAACGCATGTCGGCCATCGAGAGTCTGCTGAGTcgtctggaggagaagatgacgCCCGGCGACGAG GCGTCCACTCAcaacgaggaggagaagctgcgcAGGAAGTTGAGCGAGTTGGCGGGAAACCTGAGTGATAAGGGCGTGTCCTCGGACGACGAGAAGAAGCCCCTCCCTCTGGGTAAAGGTGCAGCCGGCGCCCGCGGCGCTGCCGTGACCCTGAGTTCCCTGAAGGTCAAAGAACTGAGCTCGTCCAGTGACGAGGTCCCGACCGAGGCTCAGAAg GTGTACATCACCGCGGGTCAGTCGTACGAACTGGAGACAAAACTTCGGAAACTGGAGCAGAGCGCCAAAAGTCATGTTGGAGGGACGACGGACTCGGAGCTGTCGGAGCTGGAGGACGTGGTGGCGCTCACGGCCGCCAGAGTCCAGGGCGCCGAGAGCGAG GTGTCTGATATCGAGAGTAAAATTGCGGCTTTGAGCGCCGCAGGTTCTAAGAAGAag ACTCCAGGATCTCATCAGAGGAAAAGATCCACTCAGGATCTGTCCA AAACTAACGGAGCTCAGTGGAGATCCAACAACGTTTACTGA
- the mlpha gene encoding melanophilin a isoform X2, giving the protein MERKLDLSRLSDEEAKHVWEVIQRDFNLRKKEEDRLGDLKTQIEKEDTKRELLGTQSPRSDSMCLRCLQPFRFLVNSKRQCLDCSCFTCKSCSRYNKKEHGWVCDTCRMTRVLKIGTVGWYHDNVRNRFKRFGSAKVMRSLYKRLNGDGGRDDDTQSMPDVRNYMCNVNEDDHGESEAQRYKAMRKSKRLLSVHPLDFDSEEYFPHSRRTSVQMHEDRFYRNDTDYETYNHRGNRRKSLDRYAMRPEDSLENRMVQTRSLSRISSSVARQQYVDTSDEDEYPRYPPPMYQQPPHRRKNSRASPQENLGQAPPINELSKRMSAIESLLSRLEEKMTPGDEASTHNEEEKLRRKLSELAGNLSDKGVSSDDEKKPLPLGKGAAGARGAAVTLSSLKVKELSSSSDEVPTEAQKVYITAGQSYELETKLRKLEQSAKSHVGGTTDSELSELEDVVALTAARVQGAESEVSDIESKIAALSAAGSKKKTPGSHQRKRSTQDLSKTNGAQWRSNNVY; this is encoded by the exons ATGGAGCGAAAACTGGATCTTTCTCGTCTGTCGGACGAAGAAGCAAAACACGTCTGGGAAGTGATTCAACGAGACTTTAACCTTCGGAAAAAAGAGGAGGACCGACTCGG cGACTTGAAGACTCAGATCGAGAAGGAGGACACGAAGCGAGAGCTGCTGGGGACTCAGAGTCCTCGGTCCGACTCCATGTGCCTCAGGTGTCTCCAGCCCTTCAGGTTCCTGGTGAACAGCAAACGTCAATGTCtggactgcagctgcttcacctgCAAGTCCTGCAGCCGCTACAACAAGAAGGAGCACGGCTGGGTGTGTGACACCTGCCGCATGACCAG agtGTTGAAGATCGGCACTGTGGGTTGGTACCATGACAACGTCAGGAACCGATTCAAGCGCTTCGGCAGCGCAAAGGTCATGAGGTCGTTGTACAAGAGGCTGAACGGGGACG GTGGACGTGATGATGACACGCAGAGTATGCCTGACGTCCGTAACT ACATGTGCAACGTTAACGAGGACGACCACGGCGAGTCCGAGGCTCAGCGCTACAAAGcg ATGAGGAAAAGTAAACGTCTGCTGTCCGTTCATCCGCTGGACTTTGACTCCGAGGAATATTTCCCTCATTCACGAAGAACATCTGTGCAG ATGCATGAAGATCGATTTTACAGGAATGACACTGATTATGAGACGTACAATCACCGTGGCAACCGCAGGAAGAGTCTGGATCGGTACGCCATGAGGCCGG AGGACAGCCTGGAGAACAGGATGGTGCAAACTCGTTCTCTGTCTAGGATCAGCTCGTCGGTTGCTAGGCAACAGTACGTTGATACCTCCGATGAGGATGAGTACCCGAggtaccccccccccatgtACCAGCAGCCCCCCCACCGCCGCAAGAACAGCCGGGCGTCGCCTCAGGAGAACCTGGGACAAGCCCCGCCT ATCAACGAGCTGAGCAAACGCATGTCGGCCATCGAGAGTCTGCTGAGTcgtctggaggagaagatgacgCCCGGCGACGAG GCGTCCACTCAcaacgaggaggagaagctgcgcAGGAAGTTGAGCGAGTTGGCGGGAAACCTGAGTGATAAGGGCGTGTCCTCGGACGACGAGAAGAAGCCCCTCCCTCTGGGTAAAGGTGCAGCCGGCGCCCGCGGCGCTGCCGTGACCCTGAGTTCCCTGAAGGTCAAAGAACTGAGCTCGTCCAGTGACGAGGTCCCGACCGAGGCTCAGAAg GTGTACATCACCGCGGGTCAGTCGTACGAACTGGAGACAAAACTTCGGAAACTGGAGCAGAGCGCCAAAAGTCATGTTGGAGGGACGACGGACTCGGAGCTGTCGGAGCTGGAGGACGTGGTGGCGCTCACGGCCGCCAGAGTCCAGGGCGCCGAGAGCGAG GTGTCTGATATCGAGAGTAAAATTGCGGCTTTGAGCGCCGCAGGTTCTAAGAAGAag ACTCCAGGATCTCATCAGAGGAAAAGATCCACTCAGGATCTGTCCA AAACTAACGGAGCTCAGTGGAGATCCAACAACGTTTACTGA
- the LOC128431301 gene encoding myosin-13, with amino-acid sequence MMGTQGPGRKRIPNRDKVTAEDDALKRVAREAEARLAAKRAARAEAREIRMKELERQQKEVSDDEEKMSVGSRGSCRPSEPSMFLGSASRASSRTSSARASPVVEEKPDRDFLDKGSRTALTLSASTLASLGGASSRRGSCDTSFSVETEASIREIKDSLAEAEERYRRAMVSNAQLHNEKSSLMYQVETLREELSDLEEQLWEERRHGGDTKKELELEHQSHSFLQFQFKEMKETLRQTEEMLTEVSELRLQSNSYRQEVSDLQEVLQWKQKKIAALEREREISDIVRIERDRLRDEATQLRGLLKKHGVVVSPEISTNGETGQTEADVTTDSGFLLAQDWCHGSRESMLGNSGARCPAEGSKLQQDHMRKSLKILKRSQSLKFLSDEQTKRDTSHEGVKKRVEDEKKERTKQMKTGSSVARLNNHDIKPEFRFSPQGVLVTENKRSFKHRGTVHGGTRSLASQPERNQKRHELVSLVCRTSTKQVASRQAANKRSNLTRKQTNEIQLKQKHVRGKLMSDFTQTSLSAVESRDKDVKTTSEEQSSGEDKRKNMMIRRENQFINMSSEIHEVDWSEKEMIEATDKVCRLLKNSAENVCEKEFSRSGTDVKSCETSEEETSGQRQNSQEKPEKKIHEGEERDVSSEPHKHQRIETMGRLEQTLHRLIRDVIQNHSFLSERENSTQEEEEEEEVQPSSASKLPSVSAATHKLTHHDLFNVSHQRRSEVTWTSSPEETCDDQRDGAALTTSCCFQFVFVESHFAEPEETRSAESPQRPGGVPTETDVKLRRRLSTNRHVDQSSRIRRLIETTADQIKSFMVTGFTTTSFQEGRIDEDPQSSPAPLDETMEGGETLADGVESCEEADEEAVTQQRGPMTEVVIENVEVVVELPPGVAELRLKKVFEERESLQDQVRLLKTQLDQRQKKGSDGIEDPEDQTLENGMDSHLLDLQRDANRQISDLKFKLVKTEQEVTALEQNIIRLEGQVTRYKSASENAEKTEDELKVEKRKLQRELRSALDRVDELEASNAHLSKRLEKMKANRNALLAQQ; translated from the exons ATGATGGGGACTCAGGGTCCCGGCAGGAAGAGGATCCCGAACAGGGACAAGGTGACGGCTGAGGACGACGCTCTGAAACGGGTCGCACGAGAG GCGGAGGCGCGGCTGGCGGCGAAGCGAGCGGCGAGAGCTGAGGCCCGAGAAATCAGGATGAAGGAGCTGGAGCGACAGCAGAAGGAG gtgtCGGACGATGAGGAGAAAATGTCGGTCGGCAGCCGAGGAAGTTGCAGG CCATCGGAGCCCAGCATGTTTCTTGGCTCCGCCTCTCGAGCCTCATCCAGGACGAGTTCAGCTCGAGCGAGTCCAGTG GTGGAGGAGAAACCGGACAGAGACTTCCTGGACAAA GGTTCCAGGACGGCTTTGACTCTGTCGGCTTCCACGCTCGCGTCTCTGGGCGGAGCTTCGTCTCGGAGAGGAAGCTGCGACACATCGTTCTCTGTGGAGACGGAAGCGTCCATCAGAGAAATCAAG GACTCTCTGGCGGAGGCCGAGGAGCGTTACCGCAGAGCGATGGTTTCCAACGCGCAGCTTCACAACGAGAAGTCGTCTCTGATGTATCAGGTGGAGACTctgagggaggagctgagcgacctggaggagcagctgtggGAGGAGCGACGACACGGGGGCGACACcaagaag gaGTTGGAACTCGAGCATCAGTCTCACAGTTTCCTTCAGTTCCAGTTTaaagagatgaaagaaacttTGAGACAAACTGAAGAAATGCTGACg gaagtgtcaGAGCTGCGTCTGCAGAGCAACAGTTACCGTCAGGAAGTTTCTGACCTGCAGGAAGTTCTTCAGTGGAAACAGAAGAAGATCGCG gcgttagagagagagagagaaatctccGACATCGTTCGAATTGAACGAGATCGACTCAGAGACGAAGCGACTCAGCTGCGAGGTTTACTAAAG AAACACGGTGTTGTGGTCTCGCCTGAAATCTCCACCAATGGGGAGACGGGACAGACTGAGGCTGATGTCACCACCGACTCCGGCTTCCTATTGGCTCAGGACTGGTGTCATGGCAGCAGAGAGAGCATGCTGG GGAACAGCGGAGCGCGgtgtccagcagagggcagcaaaCTCCAGCAGGACCACATGAGAAAGAGCTTGAAGATTCTGAAACGATCGCAGTCGCTGAAGTTTCTGAGCGACGAACAAACTAAACGTGACACTTCACACGAGGGAGTGAAAAAACGAGTAGAAgacgaaaagaaagaaagaaccaaacaaatgaaaacaggatCTTCAGTCGCTCGTTTGAACAATCACGACATTAAACCTGAGTTTCGCTTCTCACCTCAGGGTGTCCTCGTGACAGAAAACAAACGCTCCTTCAAACACAGAGGAACAGTTCATGGAGGAACTCGATCATTAGCGTCTCAGCCGGAACGGAACCAAAAACGTCACGAGCTGGTTTCACTTGTTTGCAGAACTTCAACCAAACAAGTCGCTTCACGCCAAGCTGCAAACAAGAGGTCGAATCTGACGAGGAAACAAACGAATGAGATTCAACTCAAACAAAAACACGTCAGAGGAAAGTTAATGTCTGATTTTACACAAACGTCCTTGTCTGCTGTCGAGAGCCgagacaaagacgtcaaaacaacGAGTGAAGAACAAAGTTCAGGAGAAGATAAGAGAAAGAACATGATGATCAGGAGAGAAAACCAATTCATCAACATGTCATCTGAGATCCATGAAGTTGATTGGTCTGAAAAGGAGATGATTGAAGCAACAGATAAAGTTTGTCGTCTGTTGAAGAACTCAGCAGAGAACGTCTGTGAGAAGGAGTTCAGTCGTTCTGGAACCGACGTGAAGTCGTGTGAAacatcagaagaagaaacaagtgGACAACGACAGAATTCGCAGGAGAAACCAGAGAAGAAGATTCacgagggagaagagagagatgttTCCTCTGAACCTCACAAACATCAACGAATAGAAACGATGGGTCGTTTGGAACAAACTCTTCATCGTCTGATCAGAGACGTCATTCAGAATCACAGTTtcctgtctgagagagagaattcaacacaagaagaagaagaagaagaagaagttcaaCCTTCCTCAGCATCAAAACTCCCTTCAGTCTCAGCAGCGACGCACAAACTCACTCACCACGATTTGTTTAACGTTTCACATcagagaaggtcagaggtcacatggACGTCGTCTCCGGAGGAAACGTGCGACGATCAACGAGACGGCGCCGCTCTGACCACGAGCTGCTGCTTCCAGTTTGTTTTTGTCGAGTCTCACTTTGCCGAACCTGAGGAGACCAGATCTGCTGAGTCACCTCAGAGACCAGGAGGAGTCCCGACTGAAACCGACGTCAAACTGAGAAGAAGGTTATCGACAAACCGTCACGTGGATCAAAGCTCAAGGATCAGACGCCTCATCGAGACGACAGCGGATCAAATCAAGAGCTTCATGGTCACAGGGTTCACGACGACCAGTTTCCAAGAAGGAAGAATCGATGAGGATCCACAGTCAAGCCCCGCCCCCTTGGACGAGACCATGGAAGGCGGGGAGACATTGGCGGATGGCGTGGAAAGCTGCGAGGAGGCAGATGAGGAGGCAGTGACACAACAACGTGGACCAATGACGGAGGTCGTTATTGAGAATGTGGAAGTCGTTGTT GAGCTGCCACCAGGTGTTGCAG AACTTCGGCTGAAGAAAGTgtttgaagagagagagagtttacaGGATCAG gtgaGACTGTTAAAGACTCAACTGGATCAGAGACAGAAGAAGGGGAGCGACGGAATCGAGGACCCAGAGGACCAGACTCTGGAGAACGGGATGGACTCTCATCTTCTGGACCTGCAGA gagaCGCTAACAGACAAATAAGTGACCTCAAGTTCAAACTGGTGAAGACGGAACAGGAAGTCACCGCTCTGGAACAAAAT ATCATCCGTCTGGAGGGTCAGGTGACTCGCTACAAGTCGGCGTCGGAGAACGCAGAGAAGACCGAAGACGAGCTGAAGGTGGAGAAGAGGAAACTGCAGCGAG AGCTCCGCTCGGCTCTGGACCGCGTCGATGAGCTGGAGGCGAGTAACGCCCACCTCTCCAAACGCCTGGAGAAGATGAAGGCCAACCGCAACGCCCTGCTGGCCCAGCAGtga